The following proteins come from a genomic window of Etheostoma spectabile isolate EspeVRDwgs_2016 unplaced genomic scaffold, UIUC_Espe_1.0 scaffold00019105, whole genome shotgun sequence:
- the LOC116683766 gene encoding alpha-2-macroglobulin-like — MCEQNMALLAPNIYILEYLKKHTAADPSHQGKGHQLPDQWLPEQLNYKDKDGAYSTFGAGPGNTWLTALCEIVCQSTVFHLH, encoded by the exons ATGTGTGAGCAGAACATGGCACTCCTCGCCCCAAACATCTACATCCTCGAGTAcctgaaaaaacacacagcagctgacCCCAGCCATCAAGGAAAAGGCCACCAACTTCCTGACCAGTG GCTACCAGAGCAGCTGAACTACAAAGATAAGGACGGTGCTTACAGCACATTTGGAGCAGGACCAGGGAACACTTG GCTGACTGCATTGTGTGAGATCGTTTGCCAAAGCACAGTCTTTCATCTACATTGA